Proteins from one Terriglobus tenax genomic window:
- the pssA gene encoding CDP-diacylglycerol--serine O-phosphatidyltransferase, which yields MAEVIERRRKQPRRAMYVLPSLFTAGNIAVGFYAILQSMQAVTTGDHNYFDRAALAIAFAMPFDALDGRIARMTNTASEFGKELDSLADVITFGVAPAILAYLWGFRMLPELGNLVFRQKVMDLGMFICFLFLICGASRLARFNITKDPQPQNPGRPDRKYFVGMPIPAAAGVVVSVVHCFNGSPVDNIWVALLWLTFVSFVGFLMVSRWRFWSGKEINLSHGRPFRLLILLTLAIVPIYLFHQYVLIALGLGYTVYGLFSRVSYGWMRRRASHAASN from the coding sequence ATGGCTGAAGTGATCGAGCGCCGGAGGAAGCAGCCGCGCCGCGCGATGTACGTCCTTCCGTCGTTGTTCACCGCGGGCAATATTGCGGTGGGCTTCTACGCGATTCTGCAGAGTATGCAGGCGGTGACGACCGGGGACCATAACTATTTTGACCGCGCCGCGCTTGCGATTGCGTTTGCCATGCCGTTTGACGCGCTGGATGGACGCATTGCGCGCATGACGAATACGGCCAGCGAGTTTGGCAAGGAACTGGACAGCCTGGCGGATGTTATTACCTTCGGTGTCGCCCCGGCGATCCTGGCCTACCTGTGGGGCTTCCGTATGCTGCCGGAGCTGGGCAATCTGGTCTTCCGGCAGAAGGTGATGGACCTGGGAATGTTTATATGTTTCCTGTTCCTGATCTGCGGAGCCAGCCGCCTGGCGCGGTTCAACATTACGAAAGATCCGCAGCCACAGAATCCTGGCAGACCTGATCGCAAGTACTTTGTTGGGATGCCGATTCCGGCCGCGGCGGGTGTCGTGGTCTCCGTGGTGCATTGCTTCAATGGCAGCCCGGTAGACAATATCTGGGTTGCGCTTTTGTGGCTGACGTTTGTGTCTTTTGTCGGTTTTCTGATGGTGAGCCGTTGGCGCTTCTGGAGCGGCAAGGAGATCAACCTGAGCCACGGACGTCCGTTTCGCCTGCTGATCCTGCTGACGCTGGCGATTGTTCCGATTTACCTGTTCCACCAGTATGTGCTGATTGCGCTGGGACTGGGATATACGGTATACGGGCTATTCTCGCGCGTGAGCTATGGCTGGATGCGACGCCGCGCCTCGCATGCTGCATCGAATTAG
- a CDS encoding AAA family ATPase yields MSQLSLDELFERRMTYPDFEYRERLDRLVGLDDYKLRLTKILGLLVNSKHLHDWANKHHPHAERLVALVTSRPPLVILAGDVGSGKSELAETIGDAVARQEHIEITLLPLSLSTRGQGRVGEMTQLISAAFDHTVAEATKLKGNGGKTRGGVILLIDEADALAQSREAAQMHHEDRAGVNALIRGINRLATGNLPAAVIMCTNRLGALDPAVRRRAADILEFYRPDDAQRKAVLSGALVEAGFSAHDLDAIVNATGPNTKHNYGFTFSDLTQRFLPNLILDAYPDKAIHPKRAIELAKKMVPTPPFKEVQQ; encoded by the coding sequence ATGAGCCAGCTATCGTTAGACGAATTATTCGAGCGTCGTATGACGTATCCCGACTTCGAATATAGAGAACGACTAGATCGCCTCGTAGGACTCGACGACTACAAGCTGCGCCTGACGAAGATACTTGGGCTCTTGGTCAATTCCAAGCATCTTCACGATTGGGCTAACAAGCACCATCCTCATGCGGAAAGGCTTGTTGCACTTGTTACAAGTCGCCCCCCTCTGGTCATCTTGGCCGGAGATGTTGGTTCTGGCAAATCCGAGCTGGCCGAAACGATTGGTGATGCCGTTGCGCGGCAAGAGCACATCGAAATCACCCTCCTCCCTCTGAGCTTATCGACGCGTGGGCAGGGACGAGTAGGAGAGATGACCCAACTCATCTCTGCTGCGTTTGATCACACGGTGGCCGAGGCAACAAAGCTGAAAGGCAATGGCGGAAAGACGCGGGGCGGGGTCATCCTACTGATCGACGAGGCGGACGCGCTAGCGCAATCCCGAGAAGCGGCTCAGATGCACCATGAAGACCGTGCTGGCGTGAATGCTCTGATCCGTGGGATCAACCGGCTTGCCACGGGCAACCTGCCAGCCGCGGTCATCATGTGCACCAATCGTCTCGGAGCATTGGACCCTGCTGTACGACGGAGAGCAGCAGACATCCTTGAGTTTTATAGACCCGACGATGCGCAGCGGAAGGCTGTATTGAGCGGTGCCCTAGTGGAAGCAGGGTTCTCCGCACACGATCTCGATGCGATAGTCAATGCTACGGGACCGAATACGAAGCACAACTATGGGTTCACATTCTCAGACCTGACCCAACGATTTCTTCCCAACCTCATCTTGGACGCCTATCCAGATAAAGCCATCCATCCAAAGAGGGCAATCGAACTCGCGAAGAAAATGGTTCCAACGCCACCATTCAAGGAGGTACAGCAATGA
- a CDS encoding Asd/ArgC dimerization domain-containing protein: protein MEERVYHAGIAGVTSLAGKDLHEELGQSVMAAADVRLLDHEELAGQLEATDDEMSFIQKIDAHAFEGLDVVFFAGSAAQTAESWNFARKAGANIVDLSYALESEPETLVQAPWVEQALAAKGTGTLPGLSTVAVVAAHPASLMLALIAARAGKSLPLKSLAAVVYEPASQLGKETMDELHQQTLNLLSFQNLPKEQYDAQAAFNLLPEFGESALQRLSVTENRIRKHFDLLAAGRLPEVALQVVHAPVFHGYTASVLVEFAEPVDLPLLERALEGEHVEVLLGDAEPPSNVSAAGRKEILVRLPEDAGQAVSRVWLWLAADNLKLAAQNAIACAVELEKLRPQGKVQ, encoded by the coding sequence ATGGAAGAACGTGTGTACCACGCGGGCATTGCCGGTGTGACGAGCCTGGCAGGCAAAGACCTGCATGAAGAACTTGGTCAGAGTGTGATGGCTGCGGCGGATGTTCGCTTGCTGGACCATGAGGAACTGGCCGGGCAACTGGAAGCCACCGATGACGAGATGAGCTTTATCCAGAAGATCGATGCCCATGCGTTTGAGGGGCTGGATGTCGTATTCTTTGCCGGCAGCGCTGCGCAGACTGCCGAGAGTTGGAACTTCGCCAGGAAGGCTGGCGCCAATATTGTGGACCTGAGCTATGCGCTGGAAAGCGAGCCGGAGACGCTGGTACAGGCTCCGTGGGTGGAGCAGGCATTGGCGGCGAAGGGGACGGGTACGCTTCCGGGATTGAGCACGGTTGCGGTGGTTGCCGCTCATCCGGCGTCATTGATGCTGGCGCTGATTGCCGCCCGTGCAGGGAAAAGCCTACCGCTGAAGAGCCTGGCTGCGGTGGTGTACGAGCCGGCCTCGCAGTTGGGCAAAGAGACGATGGACGAGCTGCACCAGCAGACGCTGAACCTGCTCTCCTTCCAGAATCTGCCGAAGGAACAGTATGACGCGCAGGCTGCGTTCAACCTGTTACCGGAGTTTGGGGAGAGCGCGCTGCAGCGGCTGTCCGTCACGGAAAATCGTATTCGCAAGCACTTTGATCTGCTGGCAGCAGGACGTCTGCCGGAGGTTGCGCTGCAGGTCGTCCATGCCCCCGTTTTCCATGGCTACACAGCCAGCGTTCTGGTGGAGTTTGCCGAGCCAGTGGATTTGCCCTTGTTGGAGCGGGCGCTGGAAGGCGAACACGTGGAGGTCCTGCTGGGGGATGCCGAGCCGCCAAGCAATGTATCCGCTGCTGGCCGTAAGGAGATTCTGGTGCGTCTTCCAGAGGACGCGGGACAGGCTGTGTCGCGCGTATGGCTGTGGCTTGCGGCGGACAACCTGAAGCTGGCTGCACAGAATGCGATTGCCTGTGCAGTGGAGTTGGAAAAGCTGCGTCCGCAAGGGAAGGTGCAGTAA
- a CDS encoding CBASS oligonucleotide cyclase — MSRTHIDHREICAFAEARINLPREKANEYRAQAARLREKLEGYVSDHPDFSLKKMLISGSLAKGTALRSLNDIDVACYISGAEAPHEIKALLDYLAEKLRKAFPNFSPEQVKPQTYSVTVSFRGSGLDVDIVPILYDNDPQWYGNLVSQDDGHLLKTSIPLHLSFTKKRKTAHPNDFAQVVRLAKAWAKQMKAEREGFRFKSFMIELIFSHLSDLGHSFSDYPEALQSFFTFIAKSGLREKIIFEDCYKASTVGSFTEPMQIIDPVNAANNVSCLYTKAQIDMIVEAALDAGDAIDAALLAPTKGETVYYWQKIFGSSFQG; from the coding sequence ATGAGTAGGACGCATATCGATCACAGGGAAATATGTGCTTTCGCTGAGGCTCGCATAAATCTCCCCCGAGAAAAGGCAAATGAATATCGAGCGCAAGCGGCAAGATTGCGCGAGAAGCTGGAAGGATATGTCTCCGACCATCCCGACTTCTCACTCAAGAAGATGCTGATCTCGGGGAGTTTGGCTAAAGGAACTGCCCTACGGTCGCTCAACGATATCGATGTCGCCTGCTACATCAGCGGCGCGGAAGCGCCTCACGAAATCAAGGCTCTCCTGGACTACCTTGCGGAAAAACTCCGTAAGGCGTTCCCCAACTTCTCACCTGAGCAAGTGAAGCCGCAGACGTACAGCGTAACGGTATCGTTCAGGGGATCAGGCCTGGATGTTGATATTGTGCCAATCCTCTACGATAACGATCCGCAGTGGTACGGCAATCTGGTGAGTCAGGACGACGGCCACCTACTTAAGACGAGCATTCCTCTTCATCTCAGCTTCACCAAGAAAAGGAAGACGGCACACCCGAATGATTTCGCCCAAGTAGTGCGTTTGGCGAAGGCCTGGGCGAAGCAGATGAAGGCCGAGCGCGAGGGATTCCGTTTCAAGTCATTCATGATCGAGCTGATCTTTTCTCATCTGAGCGACTTGGGCCATTCATTCAGTGATTATCCGGAGGCGTTACAGAGCTTCTTTACGTTCATCGCCAAGTCAGGGCTGCGCGAAAAGATCATCTTCGAAGATTGCTATAAAGCCTCGACTGTTGGTTCCTTCACTGAACCGATGCAGATCATCGACCCAGTAAATGCCGCTAATAACGTGAGCTGTCTATATACGAAGGCACAGATCGACATGATTGTGGAAGCCGCTCTCGATGCTGGCGATGCGATTGACGCCGCGCTATTGGCTCCGACCAAGGGCGAAACGGTCTACTACTGGCAGAAAATTTTCGGTTCTTCTTTTCAGGGGTGA
- a CDS encoding phosphatidylserine decarboxylase family protein: MVRDGLLYALGLVVVAVLLWFLVGSAWLVTIPVLLALFFLWFFRDPSRTVPQGRGLIVSPADGKVTEAEWIETSAGSRLRISIFLNVFDVHVNRSPIEGTVTQVEYRKGLYKNAMAPDSAVVNEQSLITVENPLYQVSFKQIAGLLARRIVCNVKPGDRVERGQRIGLIKFGSRVDVLLPSEAVLKVKKGMRVSCGSTVLAEMPAAPEA; the protein is encoded by the coding sequence ATGGTGCGTGACGGTCTTCTTTATGCGCTCGGCCTTGTGGTCGTCGCCGTTTTACTTTGGTTCCTGGTTGGCTCGGCCTGGCTGGTCACGATTCCGGTGTTGCTGGCGCTTTTCTTCCTGTGGTTCTTCCGCGATCCGTCGCGTACCGTGCCGCAGGGCAGAGGCCTGATTGTTTCCCCGGCGGACGGCAAGGTAACGGAGGCGGAGTGGATTGAGACCTCCGCCGGTTCGCGTCTGCGGATCAGCATCTTCCTGAACGTATTTGATGTTCACGTGAACCGTTCGCCGATTGAAGGCACGGTCACGCAGGTGGAGTACCGCAAGGGCCTCTACAAGAATGCGATGGCTCCGGATTCTGCTGTTGTGAACGAGCAGTCGCTGATTACGGTGGAGAATCCGCTGTACCAGGTCAGCTTCAAGCAGATTGCGGGTCTGCTGGCCCGCCGCATTGTGTGCAACGTAAAGCCGGGCGACCGGGTGGAGCGGGGACAGCGTATAGGCTTGATCAAGTTCGGTTCGCGCGTGGATGTTCTGTTGCCCTCTGAGGCTGTGCTGAAGGTAAAGAAGGGGATGCGGGTTAGCTGCGGGTCGACCGTGCTGGCTGAGATGCCCGCTGCACCGGAGGCCTGA
- a CDS encoding HORMA-1 domain-containing protein: MGSFSIAYEVTFTATHAKHLASKVSADLKRMQRFYSQPSDSWIAQHETELIELLKNGYLDTMTHGFQRDGKWIEPTLRYKARDLGGMQSADDDPGKVRPGADVSGATFNSYATYTAKWNALSPAERDAFKRSQPFYRGGSEEPTVAGYLESDRTYSSGGKALNRSTVRSY, from the coding sequence ATGGGAAGTTTTTCGATTGCGTATGAAGTCACATTTACCGCGACACACGCGAAGCACCTTGCTTCCAAGGTGTCAGCAGATCTGAAGCGGATGCAGCGTTTTTACAGTCAACCGTCAGATAGCTGGATTGCTCAGCATGAGACTGAGTTGATCGAACTCTTGAAAAACGGCTACCTAGATACGATGACGCACGGGTTTCAACGTGACGGGAAGTGGATCGAACCTACCCTCCGCTACAAAGCTCGTGACCTCGGAGGTATGCAGTCAGCCGATGATGATCCTGGAAAAGTCCGTCCGGGCGCTGATGTCAGCGGTGCCACCTTTAATAGCTACGCCACCTACACGGCTAAATGGAATGCTCTTAGCCCGGCGGAACGAGATGCCTTCAAGAGAAGCCAGCCTTTCTATCGAGGCGGATCTGAAGAACCGACAGTGGCGGGTTACTTGGAATCCGATCGTACGTATTCATCGGGCGGCAAAGCCCTCAACAGGTCCACAGTACGGAGCTACTAA
- a CDS encoding DUF6602 domain-containing protein translates to MSEWSLGQLLSTLHEDIHRRLEASRKSFGHSTTKGNATEGVWLKLLQQYLPQRYAAETGHVVDSEGSFSDQIDIIIFDRQYSPFILKYEDQLVVPAESVYAAFEAKQAISAEQVAYAQAKLSSIRRLHRTSLPIPHAGGVYPPKNPITILGGLLTFESDWSPCFGDPIKASLQKDQHLGRLDIGCVASHGHFFRDRTSASYAFVREGKPATAFLLKLISELQFSGTVPMIDVMAYAKWLSQ, encoded by the coding sequence ATGAGCGAATGGTCATTAGGGCAACTTCTATCGACCTTGCATGAAGACATCCATCGAAGGCTGGAAGCGTCGCGAAAGTCCTTCGGTCATTCGACGACGAAGGGTAACGCAACAGAAGGAGTATGGCTCAAACTTCTCCAGCAGTACCTTCCGCAGCGCTATGCTGCTGAGACTGGCCACGTAGTCGACAGCGAAGGCTCATTCAGCGATCAGATCGACATAATTATCTTCGATCGTCAGTATTCACCCTTCATCCTAAAGTATGAAGATCAACTCGTCGTACCAGCCGAAAGCGTCTACGCCGCCTTCGAGGCAAAACAAGCAATTTCAGCCGAACAGGTAGCCTACGCACAAGCGAAGTTGAGCAGCATCCGACGCCTGCACAGGACAAGTTTGCCTATTCCTCATGCCGGTGGAGTCTATCCACCTAAAAATCCCATCACTATTCTGGGAGGGCTGCTCACGTTCGAGAGTGACTGGTCCCCATGCTTTGGCGATCCGATCAAAGCCAGCCTACAGAAGGATCAGCATCTCGGGCGACTGGATATTGGTTGTGTCGCATCGCACGGCCACTTTTTCCGTGATCGGACTTCTGCCAGCTATGCTTTTGTTAGAGAGGGCAAGCCTGCAACGGCGTTCCTTTTGAAGCTCATCTCAGAACTTCAATTTAGCGGGACAGTTCCGATGATTGATGTTATGGCCTATGCCAAATGGCTATCTCAATAG
- a CDS encoding tyrosine-type recombinase/integrase, whose protein sequence is MSEHHTILGGKVHVYKRPNSSSWQCATYLAGKNRRTTTKEDSLSKAKEFAEDWYLQLRGKLRDGELKTGRMFRDAAKLYLREFDIMTQGQRNATYARGQHARTNGYLVPFFGSMVLPEITAGKINEYRIHRLEEAKASRGKPPAHSTMHQEIVTLRQIFKTALRHGWIDHMPDMSAPYRASAKISHRAWFSPEEYKQLYEATRKRAQHPKQPRFRWEAEQLHDYVLFSANTGLRPDEAMCLQFRDVKVIEDEGSGQTILEIEVRGKRGIGFCKSTAGAVRPFERLKTRPRPDGGPGRTGSRKENGEWQQPGPTELLFPKWSRDLFNAILEEEKLRVDRDGRPRTAYSLRHTYICLRLLEGADIYQIAKNCRTSVEMIEKYYAAHLKTQLDASAINVMRPRPKKDVAKKGPKRVEPQPLAEAM, encoded by the coding sequence ATGTCCGAACACCACACCATCCTCGGTGGCAAGGTCCACGTCTACAAACGTCCCAATAGCTCAAGCTGGCAATGCGCGACGTATTTAGCTGGGAAGAACCGGCGCACGACAACCAAAGAAGACAGCCTCTCGAAAGCAAAAGAGTTTGCTGAAGACTGGTACTTGCAACTGCGCGGTAAACTTCGCGACGGTGAGTTGAAGACCGGCAGGATGTTCCGCGATGCCGCGAAGTTATATCTGCGCGAGTTCGACATCATGACGCAGGGACAGCGAAACGCGACCTACGCGCGTGGCCAGCATGCGCGTACGAATGGTTATCTTGTGCCGTTCTTCGGCAGCATGGTTCTTCCCGAAATCACTGCGGGCAAAATCAATGAATACCGCATCCATCGACTAGAAGAAGCCAAAGCGTCCCGTGGCAAGCCTCCAGCGCATAGCACGATGCACCAAGAGATCGTGACGCTACGACAGATTTTCAAAACGGCATTACGGCACGGATGGATCGACCATATGCCGGACATGTCTGCGCCCTATCGGGCGTCGGCCAAGATTTCTCATCGAGCATGGTTTTCACCGGAAGAGTATAAGCAGCTTTACGAAGCGACCCGCAAACGGGCGCAACACCCGAAACAGCCACGATTCCGCTGGGAAGCGGAGCAGCTTCACGACTATGTTCTGTTCTCTGCGAATACCGGACTGCGGCCCGATGAAGCGATGTGCCTTCAGTTTCGTGATGTGAAGGTCATCGAAGATGAAGGCAGCGGCCAAACGATCTTGGAGATCGAAGTTCGAGGCAAGAGAGGTATTGGCTTCTGCAAGAGCACAGCAGGAGCAGTGAGGCCGTTCGAACGATTGAAGACCCGTCCTCGTCCTGACGGTGGACCGGGACGGACAGGAAGCCGTAAGGAAAACGGCGAATGGCAGCAACCAGGACCAACTGAACTTCTGTTTCCGAAGTGGTCGCGTGACTTGTTCAACGCAATTCTTGAAGAAGAGAAACTGCGGGTTGATCGTGATGGAAGGCCGCGAACGGCTTACAGTCTTCGGCACACCTACATCTGTTTGCGGCTGCTTGAAGGTGCCGACATCTACCAGATCGCAAAGAACTGCCGAACAAGTGTAGAGATGATCGAGAAATACTACGCCGCTCACCTAAAGACTCAACTCGATGCTTCTGCGATCAATGTGATGAGGCCACGTCCAAAGAAGGACGTGGCAAAGAAGGGTCCCAAGCGAGTAGAGCCGCAGCCGTTAGCCGAAGCGATGTAG
- a CDS encoding magnesium transporter CorA family protein — protein MLRSFRLEAGKLRVDETGESVPLHQAQWIDMLSPTQEEEHTVESALALSVPTREEMVEVESSSNLYRENDASYITIRLLSRPRDQQPKLAAVTMVVTRDKFVTLRYADPTPFKLFCARVDKNPKVIERPREAVLTFMETVVDRVADILEEIGNTLDQLAGELFAQDATSVKKDVEQDLAQMLRQIGRSGDLAGRARESLLSLTRAAVFVAGGEGGEEPTTSEALRLKTLQRDIRSLLEHDAYLLSQIQFLLDSNLGMISIQQNAIIKILSVAAVIFLPPTLVGSLYGMNFEHMPELRWHMGYPMAIVMMVLSAIVPYWYFRKRGWL, from the coding sequence GTGCTGCGGTCGTTTCGGCTGGAAGCCGGGAAGCTGCGTGTGGATGAGACGGGAGAGAGTGTTCCCCTACACCAAGCGCAGTGGATTGACATGCTGTCGCCCACGCAGGAAGAGGAACACACGGTCGAGAGCGCGCTTGCGCTGTCTGTTCCTACGCGGGAAGAGATGGTGGAGGTTGAGAGCAGCAGCAACCTGTACCGCGAGAACGATGCGTCGTATATCACCATTCGCCTGCTGAGCCGACCTCGTGACCAGCAACCCAAGCTGGCGGCGGTGACCATGGTGGTAACGCGGGATAAGTTTGTCACGCTGCGCTATGCCGATCCCACACCGTTCAAGCTGTTCTGTGCCCGTGTAGACAAGAACCCGAAGGTGATTGAGCGCCCGCGTGAGGCGGTGCTGACCTTTATGGAGACGGTGGTCGATCGCGTCGCGGACATACTGGAAGAGATTGGCAATACTCTGGACCAGTTGGCCGGTGAACTCTTTGCGCAGGACGCGACCTCAGTGAAGAAGGACGTGGAGCAGGACCTGGCGCAGATGCTGCGACAGATTGGCCGCAGCGGCGACCTTGCCGGCCGTGCCCGAGAAAGCCTGCTGAGCCTTACCAGGGCGGCCGTATTCGTCGCCGGCGGAGAGGGCGGGGAAGAGCCTACCACCAGCGAAGCCCTTCGCCTGAAGACCTTGCAGAGAGACATCAGATCACTGCTGGAACACGATGCGTACCTGCTGTCGCAGATCCAGTTCCTCCTGGACTCGAATCTTGGCATGATCAGCATTCAGCAAAACGCGATCATCAAGATCCTGTCGGTGGCCGCAGTCATCTTCCTTCCACCAACGCTGGTGGGGTCGCTCTACGGCATGAACTTCGAGCACATGCCGGAGTTGAGGTGGCACATGGGGTACCCAATGGCGATTGTGATGATGGTACTGTCCGCAATTGTGCCGTATTGGTATTTCAGAAAGCGCGGCTGGCTGTAA